Proteins from a genomic interval of Methanohalophilus levihalophilus:
- a CDS encoding type II secretion system F family protein, which yields MDFLTNISYKLFGTYIRDHRHSYDSLEILLRSARIPVPVEQYASLAYFMSLIIGLLLCLFSSTVAKLILYGNSNVPANLQLWVAILISLFFLFGGILATHFLIMRYPSIISATRTAYLDISLNHSVSYLYALSRGGGMNLMEMMRSLSKQQHVYGVSAEEFGYIIRDVEYFGMDLIGALKNASIISPSEKFKNLVDGLISVVASGGDLTAYLRSKSEQYRLIAAREQKAFLETLGILAEIYITVFVVGPVFLMTILVVLGFLGSDSLSVLYTLVYVMIPIGTILFVVFLSTISDELISPKMYILSEVLDEFDDVKVIPANASDMEILKEISRQYRISNIKSKLLNPFDLLRNNPRYSFYVTVPIASLYLLYSLWGFRDILLQLNFSSLQLQSLNIEVASMIDDYVIFSFLIIATPFIVFYETHAYWLRKVENELPDFLKRLASINEAGILLVDAISLVSRSKIGVLHSEVKRMVEHISWGSNLVEVLRKFEYRIRTDLNSRIITLIIKASESTSDVISVLNIASSEADLENQLKKERASEMLVYVFIVYISFFVFLFIVYVLAAFFLPALPTGAEDAGSGMPINFGFNMDAFTLLFFHATLIQGFCSGLVAGKMGSGSISAGVKHSVIMVLSAYFVFTQFL from the coding sequence ATGGATTTCCTGACAAATATATCCTATAAATTGTTTGGAACTTATATCCGCGATCACAGGCATAGTTATGACTCACTGGAGATTCTCTTAAGGAGTGCCAGAATCCCCGTTCCTGTTGAACAATATGCTTCTCTGGCTTATTTCATGTCACTTATAATCGGTTTACTTCTCTGTCTTTTTAGTTCCACTGTTGCAAAATTGATTCTATATGGAAATTCTAATGTTCCTGCCAATCTGCAACTTTGGGTTGCGATTCTTATATCCTTATTCTTCCTTTTTGGGGGGATATTAGCCACTCATTTCCTGATAATGCGGTATCCTTCTATTATATCAGCTACAAGAACCGCTTATCTGGATATTTCACTTAATCATTCGGTTTCCTATCTTTATGCCCTGAGCCGTGGAGGCGGTATGAATCTCATGGAGATGATGCGTTCTCTGAGTAAGCAACAGCATGTTTACGGGGTTTCAGCCGAGGAATTCGGGTACATTATCCGTGACGTCGAATATTTTGGCATGGATCTGATAGGTGCATTGAAAAATGCGAGTATCATTTCTCCTTCTGAAAAATTTAAGAATTTAGTTGATGGTTTAATTTCAGTAGTTGCCAGTGGTGGGGATCTGACTGCATATTTAAGGAGTAAGTCCGAGCAATACAGGCTAATAGCTGCGAGGGAGCAAAAAGCATTTTTGGAAACCCTGGGAATACTGGCGGAAATATATATCACGGTTTTTGTGGTAGGTCCTGTGTTTCTCATGACAATTCTGGTCGTCCTGGGGTTCCTGGGATCAGATTCCCTATCCGTCCTTTACACACTCGTCTATGTAATGATCCCCATAGGCACAATTCTGTTCGTCGTTTTTCTCTCCACTATTTCAGACGAATTGATTTCCCCGAAAATGTACATTTTATCCGAGGTTCTCGATGAGTTTGATGATGTAAAAGTCATTCCTGCAAATGCCAGTGATATGGAAATTTTAAAAGAAATAAGCCGTCAGTATCGCATTTCCAATATTAAAAGTAAGCTTCTTAATCCATTTGATTTGTTGCGCAATAATCCTCGCTACTCATTTTATGTAACAGTTCCCATTGCAAGTCTCTATCTCCTTTATTCACTATGGGGATTCAGGGATATACTGTTACAATTGAATTTCAGTTCCCTTCAGTTGCAGAGCCTTAATATCGAAGTTGCTTCAATGATTGACGATTACGTTATTTTTTCATTTTTGATAATTGCAACACCTTTCATAGTTTTTTATGAAACTCATGCTTACTGGTTACGGAAAGTTGAAAATGAATTGCCAGATTTCCTTAAACGTCTGGCCAGCATAAACGAAGCAGGAATTTTGCTTGTAGATGCTATTTCCCTGGTATCAAGATCAAAAATCGGGGTATTGCATTCCGAAGTTAAAAGGATGGTTGAGCACATTTCCTGGGGTTCAAATCTCGTTGAAGTGCTCAGGAAGTTTGAGTACAGGATTCGCACCGATCTTAATAGCAGGATAATTACTCTCATTATAAAGGCAAGTGAATCCACAAGTGATGTTATCAGTGTGCTGAATATTGCGTCTTCAGAAGCGGATCTTGAGAACCAGCTTAAGAAAGAGCGGGCATCCGAGATGCTTGTCTATGTTTTCATAGTTTATATCTCGTTTTTCGTTTTCCTGTTTATCGTGTATGTACTGGCGGCATTTTTCCTCCCGGCTTTACCGACAGGTGCAGAGGATGCTGGTTCCGGAATGCCTATTAATTTTGGATTTAATATGGATGCTTTCACGTTGCTCTTCTTCCATGCAACGCTCATCCAGGGTTTTTGTTCAGGGCTTGTTGCAGGAAAAATGGGTTCTGGTTCCATCTCTGCAGGTGTTAAGCATTCAGTCATCATGGT
- a CDS encoding type II/IV secretion system ATPase subunit — translation MNGLDAKIREYNTRSYQESGTFGKLAFWKDSFETIPVYDPAADGPLVEFDVPEGFTQVEWYWVDEPYVYISILEKNGLKYYHVVEPVLSAYEKEILERTYNDLKDVLTINDMKVDFDREIILITKALTLFKRYHIPLDILSKYKILYFLRRNFLGFGRINALLMDPFIEDISCDGVDIPIYLYHMKYLNIETNISFNEEKLNSFVITLCQRSGKHISISEPLVDATLPDGSRLQATLGREITTRGSSFNIRKFRGDPITPIDLIQFGTCNLEMMVYFWMAIENGFSAIFAGGTASGKTTILNATSLFIPPLSKIVSIEDTREIMLYHDNWIAGVTRASIARTTAGEVTMYDLLRSALRQRPETIIVGEVRGKEALTLFQALSTGHTTYSTIHAGDVQTVVNRLESEPINVPHVMLQSLDILCIQKQAFVGETKVRRASSIVEFTGIDPKSGDLKINELYQWDPANDVFHRNGHSHLLKKIVQKRGWTEERLQKEFEERSRILEYMIEKNIRDYVKMSVLVKTYSTSPDIVMDSIENETLEELLESSV, via the coding sequence ATGAATGGTTTAGACGCGAAGATCCGCGAATATAATACGAGAAGTTATCAGGAATCCGGTACTTTTGGAAAACTGGCATTCTGGAAAGATTCTTTTGAAACTATCCCTGTTTATGATCCCGCTGCAGATGGCCCTTTAGTTGAGTTTGACGTTCCTGAAGGATTTACTCAGGTAGAGTGGTATTGGGTTGATGAACCCTATGTTTATATCAGTATTTTAGAAAAAAACGGTTTGAAGTATTATCATGTAGTCGAACCGGTTCTTTCTGCCTATGAAAAGGAAATCCTTGAGCGTACCTACAACGATCTCAAAGATGTTCTGACGATAAACGATATGAAAGTTGATTTTGATCGTGAAATTATTTTGATAACAAAGGCACTTACCCTTTTCAAGCGCTATCACATACCTCTTGATATTCTGTCCAAGTACAAAATATTGTATTTCCTGAGGCGAAATTTTCTTGGTTTCGGAAGAATCAATGCCTTGTTGATGGATCCTTTTATTGAGGATATTTCCTGTGACGGGGTTGACATACCTATTTACCTGTATCATATGAAGTACCTGAACATCGAGACCAATATTTCGTTCAATGAAGAAAAGCTGAATTCTTTTGTCATAACTCTCTGTCAGCGCTCAGGGAAGCACATTTCGATCAGTGAACCTCTTGTTGATGCCACCCTTCCTGATGGTTCCAGGCTTCAGGCAACACTGGGGCGTGAGATAACTACCCGTGGAAGTTCTTTTAACATCAGAAAGTTCCGTGGAGACCCTATCACTCCGATAGATCTAATCCAGTTTGGAACCTGTAATCTTGAGATGATGGTTTATTTCTGGATGGCAATTGAAAATGGTTTCAGTGCAATATTTGCAGGAGGCACTGCATCAGGGAAAACCACAATACTCAATGCAACCTCCCTTTTCATTCCACCTCTTTCCAAAATAGTGTCTATTGAGGACACAAGGGAAATTATGCTTTACCATGACAACTGGATTGCAGGCGTCACAAGGGCATCAATTGCAAGAACAACTGCAGGTGAGGTCACAATGTATGATCTTTTAAGATCTGCACTCAGGCAGAGGCCTGAAACTATTATAGTCGGTGAGGTAAGGGGTAAGGAAGCATTAACCCTTTTCCAGGCGCTTTCCACGGGACACACGACCTATTCCACGATACATGCAGGAGATGTACAGACAGTTGTAAACAGGCTGGAAAGCGAACCTATCAATGTTCCTCATGTAATGCTGCAGTCACTTGACATTCTCTGTATCCAGAAGCAGGCCTTTGTGGGAGAGACAAAAGTAAGACGGGCCAGTTCCATTGTTGAATTTACAGGAATAGATCCAAAATCCGGCGACTTAAAGATAAATGAATTGTACCAGTGGGATCCTGCAAATGATGTTTTCCATAGGAATGGCCATTCACATTTATTGAAGAAAATAGTACAAAAACGTGGTTGGACGGAAGAGAGGCTTCAGAAAGAATTTGAGGAACGTTCAAGAATACTTGAATACATGATAGAGAAGAACATTCGTGACTATGTAAAGATGTCTGTTCTTGTAAAGACGTATTCAACCTCTCCTGATATTGTAATGGATTCCATTGAAAACGAAACACTTGAAGAACTCCTTGAAAGTAGTGTGTAA
- a CDS encoding polyprenyl synthetase family protein, whose amino-acid sequence MDLFAQIEKRSKLVDKGIETYLPVTHPEELYKATRYLPDAGGKRLRPAVLMFAAEAVGGNSESVIPAAVAVELVHNFTLIHDDIMDSDDIRRGMPALHVKWGDAGAILAGDTLYSRAFEILSEMDMDKESLIKCVQLLSRTCTEICEGQWLDIEFEDRDDVTEEEYLEMIKKKTSVLYGAAAKMGALLGGASDEVADAFYDFGILTGVSFQIHDDVLDLITPEDVLGKVRGSDLMEGKKTLIAIHALNDGVELDVFGKGSATKEQIENAVSILEESGSLPYARNLAESYLKEGKAKLDILDDSEARQILLEIADYMLSRKY is encoded by the coding sequence ATGGATTTATTCGCTCAAATCGAAAAAAGAAGCAAACTTGTGGATAAGGGAATTGAAACTTATCTTCCCGTAACCCACCCCGAAGAACTCTACAAAGCTACACGCTATCTTCCTGATGCAGGAGGCAAGCGTCTCAGGCCAGCAGTTCTTATGTTTGCTGCAGAAGCAGTCGGTGGAAATTCCGAATCAGTTATTCCAGCAGCTGTTGCTGTAGAACTTGTTCATAATTTCACACTCATTCACGATGACATCATGGACAGTGACGACATTCGCAGGGGAATGCCAGCACTTCACGTGAAATGGGGCGATGCCGGAGCCATTCTTGCCGGTGATACCCTTTACTCAAGGGCTTTTGAAATCCTTTCTGAAATGGACATGGACAAAGAAAGCCTCATCAAATGTGTCCAGTTGCTATCCCGCACATGTACTGAAATTTGTGAAGGACAATGGCTTGACATCGAATTTGAAGATCGTGATGATGTAACAGAGGAAGAATACCTCGAAATGATCAAGAAGAAAACATCCGTGCTCTATGGTGCAGCCGCCAAGATGGGTGCACTCCTGGGAGGAGCTTCTGACGAAGTTGCGGATGCATTTTATGATTTTGGTATTCTTACAGGTGTAAGCTTCCAGATACATGACGATGTTCTCGATTTGATTACCCCTGAAGATGTCCTTGGTAAGGTTCGGGGAAGCGATCTGATGGAAGGTAAAAAGACATTGATTGCTATCCACGCTCTTAATGATGGTGTAGAACTCGATGTCTTCGGGAAAGGAAGCGCTACAAAAGAACAAATCGAGAACGCCGTTTCAATACTGGAAGAATCCGGTTCTCTTCCTTATGCCAGGAATTTGGCGGAGTCTTATCTGAAAGAGGGTAAAGCTAAACTTGACATTCTTGATGATTCTGAAGCCCGGCAGATTCTTCTGGAAATTGCCGATTACATGCTCAGTAGGAAATACTGA
- a CDS encoding RNase J family beta-CASP ribonuclease, translating into MTEIGIIAVGGYNEMGRNMTAIRVDDRVIILDMGLRLDRVQIHEDVEIDKMHSLELIEMGAIPDDTIMKEINGNVCAIVCTHGHLDHIGAISKLAHRYAAPIIGTPYTTALIQHQIDSERKFGVRNRIIPIEAGGTYQISDDLYIELIRVQHSIVDSVFVAVHTSRGAILYACDFKLDRTPTLGEPPDFDRLRALGEEGVLAMITESTNATRAGKTPSERIAHDMVKDVLLGTEESDVGMIVTTFASHISRINSIVHFAEEMGRIPVLMGRSMDRYLTTAKELGYITLPDNVEIYGQRKEIDRAFKKIMEKGKDKYLPIVTGHQGEPGAILSRVANGDTAYQIESGDRIIFSANVIPTPMTQANRYALETKLKMKGARIYDNVHVSGHAYREDHWELLRLIKPEHVIPAHGTLTMHSAYLEMAEDAGYELGHNTHLLRNGEELYIEE; encoded by the coding sequence ATGACAGAAATAGGTATAATTGCGGTTGGCGGCTACAATGAAATGGGTCGCAACATGACTGCCATCAGAGTTGATGACAGGGTTATTATTCTTGATATGGGACTGCGTCTTGACAGGGTACAAATCCATGAGGATGTAGAAATTGATAAGATGCACTCTCTTGAGCTAATTGAGATGGGCGCAATTCCCGATGATACTATCATGAAGGAAATCAATGGGAATGTGTGTGCAATAGTTTGTACGCACGGTCACCTTGATCACATTGGTGCGATTTCCAAACTTGCACACAGGTATGCTGCGCCAATTATCGGTACTCCCTATACTACAGCCCTAATTCAGCACCAGATAGATTCCGAGAGGAAATTCGGTGTCAGAAACAGGATTATCCCGATTGAGGCAGGTGGAACCTACCAGATCAGTGACGATCTCTATATTGAACTGATAAGAGTTCAGCACAGTATTGTTGATTCAGTATTTGTAGCTGTGCACACTTCCCGTGGTGCTATTCTTTATGCATGTGACTTTAAGCTCGACAGGACTCCTACTCTTGGAGAACCACCAGACTTTGACAGGCTAAGGGCACTTGGTGAGGAAGGCGTATTGGCTATGATTACTGAAAGTACCAATGCCACACGTGCCGGAAAAACACCATCTGAAAGAATTGCTCATGATATGGTAAAGGATGTACTGTTGGGTACCGAGGAATCAGATGTTGGAATGATTGTTACAACATTTGCATCCCATATCTCAAGGATTAATTCCATTGTACACTTTGCTGAAGAAATGGGCCGGATTCCAGTGCTTATGGGCCGTTCTATGGACCGGTATCTTACTACTGCTAAGGAACTTGGATACATAACACTTCCAGATAATGTTGAAATCTATGGGCAACGCAAGGAAATTGACCGTGCCTTTAAGAAAATCATGGAAAAAGGCAAGGACAAATACCTTCCGATTGTTACAGGACATCAGGGAGAACCCGGAGCCATTCTCTCAAGGGTTGCAAACGGGGATACCGCTTACCAGATTGAATCTGGGGATCGCATTATTTTCTCAGCCAATGTAATTCCTACACCTATGACACAGGCTAACAGGTATGCTCTTGAAACCAAGCTCAAGATGAAAGGCGCCCGTATTTACGATAATGTTCACGTTTCAGGACATGCTTACAGGGAAGATCACTGGGAATTGCTCAGGTTGATAAAACCGGAACACGTCATTCCTGCTCATGGTACCCTCACCATGCACAGTGCCTATCTTGAGATGGCTGAAGATGCGGGTTATGAACTCGGTCACAATACCCACCTCCTGAGAAATGGTGAAGAATTATATATTGAAGAGTAA